A single window of Nicotiana sylvestris chromosome 3, ASM39365v2, whole genome shotgun sequence DNA harbors:
- the LOC138888536 gene encoding protein FAR1-RELATED SEQUENCE 4-like yields the protein MPFDLFVGGNQHRQSILLGCALMSSENITSYKMVLSTWFGALNNVHPLAIITDQCDSIKAAINAMMSNTVHSYCIWHIFAKLPTKLSGVLDGKIAKAEFKALVLDSINVAKFER from the coding sequence ATGCCATTTGATTTATTTGTTGGTGGCAATCAGCATAGGCAGTCCATACTTTTGGGATGTGCTCTTATGTCTAGTGAGAATATAACAAGTTACAAAATGGTGCTATCTACATGGTTTGGGGCTCTAAACAATGTCCATCCATTAGCTATCATAACTGACCAATGTGATAGTATTAAGGCTGCCATCAATGCAATGATGTCAAATACGGTACATAGCTATTGTATATGGCACATATTCGCAAAGTTGCCTACGAAGTTAAGCGGAGTTCTTGATGGTAAGATTGCAAAGGCAGAATTTAAGGCATTAGTCCTTGATAGCATAAACGTTGCTAAGTTTGAGAGATGA